DNA sequence from the Caldisericota bacterium genome:
ACAGAATATTCTACCGACTATGGAAGGTGTTAATTATGAGAAAGCAAGAATTATTAAAGAAAAAACGGAGATCTACCTGTATGAAAAACTACTTTTAGGGTGTTGACTTTATCACAGTATCTGGCACTTTGTGATCATTTTTAGAGAATAGGAATTTGTATATAATAAAATATGGGCAGAGCAAAAAGAATAGAGTACAAAGGTGCTATATATCACGTCATTTCAAAAACAGTAAGCAGCGAAAATGCTTTTACGGGAGAAAAAGATTACAAGTATTTTATAAAACTTACCTGTGATGCCTTTTTAAAATATCAGGCAATACTTCTTTCCTTTGCATTGATGAAAAACCACTATCATCTTTTACTAAAAACAGAAAATGCCAATCTTTCACAAATAATGCATGAAATTAATTCAAAATATGCACACTATTTTAATTCTGCGCATATAAGAAAAGGCCACCTCTTTCAGGACAGATATAGAAGTTATTTAATTACAAATGATGAGTATTTTATAAATGCCTTTGTATATGTTAATTTAAATCCATTAGAAGCACAATTAGTGGAACAGCTTGAGGATTACAAATGGTGCAGTTATAGATATTTCAAGGATAAAAATAATGCTCCGAAATGTTTAAATTTAGAAGAAATTCATAACCTCTCGGGCATTGAAATCTCCAGGATTACCCAATTCATAATGTCAAAAGTGCCAGAATCTAAAAAGTATGGAAGAGAAATCAATGAACACGACTCAGAAGAAAATATAAAAAAAATTAGAGAAATATCTAACAAAATTCAAGATAAATATGGAAACATCATTAACAATAAAGAGCTTAAGTATCTACTAATCTACGCACTATACTTCAAAAAATTTAAATTAATAGATATATCTT
Encoded proteins:
- a CDS encoding transposase; this translates as MGRAKRIEYKGAIYHVISKTVSSENAFTGEKDYKYFIKLTCDAFLKYQAILLSFALMKNHYHLLLKTENANLSQIMHEINSKYAHYFNSAHIRKGHLFQDRYRSYLITNDEYFINAFVYVNLNPLEAQLVEQLEDYKWCSYRYFKDKNNAPKCLNLEEIHNLSGIEISRITQFIMSKVPESKKYGREINEHDSEENIKKIREISNKIQDKYGNIINNKELKYLLIYALYFKKFKLIDISFALEMPYATIRRIKNKAEKRMSSDTIFTEWLSKICKCF